Proteins encoded together in one Onychomys torridus chromosome 1, mOncTor1.1, whole genome shotgun sequence window:
- the LOC118589462 gene encoding LOW QUALITY PROTEIN: adenylosuccinate synthetase isozyme 2-like (The sequence of the model RefSeq protein was modified relative to this genomic sequence to represent the inferred CDS: substituted 1 base at 1 genomic stop codon) — MLKELRAVGFSRRVSSRLFWPDSSHDSDNSSSWVVQKGKGLDGWGKRLIISDRAHNVFDFHQAADDIQGQQRQEQAGKNLGTTKKGIGPVYSSIAAWSGLWMCDLVSDFDGFSERFKVLANQYKSIYPTLEIDIEGELHKLKGYMERIKPMVRDGVYFLYEALHGPPKKILVEGANAALLDIDFGTYPFVTSSNCTVGGVCTGLGMPPQNVGEVYGVVKAYTTRVGIGAFPTDQDNEIGELLQIRGREFGVTTGRKRRCGWLDLVLLKYAHIINGFTALALTKLDILDMFTEIKVGVVYKLDGEIIPHFPANQEVLNKVEVQCKSFPGXNTDISNARTFKELPVNAQNYVRFIEDELQIPVKWIGVGKSRESMIQLF; from the coding sequence AGCAGTTGGGTTCTCCCGTCGGGTCTCCTCAAGGCTCTTCTGGCCTGACTCGAGCCATGACAGTGATAATTCATCTTCCTGGGTTGTTCAAAAGGGAAAAGGTCTAGATGGCTGGGGAAAAAGGCTTATCATATCAGACAGAGCTCATAATGTATTTGATTTTCACCAAGCAGCTGATGATATCCAGGGACAGCAGAGACAAGAACAAGCAGGAAAAAATTTGGGTACCACAAAAAAGGGCATCGGTCCAGTGTATTCCTCCATAGCTGCATGGAGTGGACTTTGGATGTGTGATCTTGTCTCTGACTTTGATGGCTTCTCTGAGAGGTTCAAAGTTCTAGCTAACCAGTACAAATCTATATACCCTACTTTGGAAATAGACATTGAAGGTGAATTACATAAACTTAAGGGTTATATGGAAAGGATTAAACCGATGGTGAGAGATGGAGTTTATTTCCTATATGAGGCCCTCCATGGACCACCCAAGAAAATCTTGGTAGAAGGTGCAAACGCAGCATTGTTAGATATTGACTTTGGAACTTACCCTTTTGTGACCTCTTCAAACTGTACTGTTGGAGGTGTTTGTACAGGTTTGGGTATGCCCCCTCAAAATGTTGGAGAAGTATATGGAGTTGTAAAAGCTTATACCACTAGAGTTGGTATTGGTGCCTTCCCCACAGACCAAGACAATGAAATTGGAGAATTATTACAAATAAGGGGTAGAGAATTTGGAGTAACtactgggaggaaaagaagatgcGGCTGGTTGGACCTTGTGTTACTCAAATATGCTCATATAATCAATGGATTTACTGCATTGGCCCTTACCAAGTTGGACATTTTGGATATGTTTACAGAAATCAAAGTTGGTGTTGTTTACAAATTAGATGGGGAAATCATACCTCATTTCCCAGCAAACCAAGAAGTCTTAAATAAAGTGGAAGTTCAGTGTAAGTCTTTCCCGGGATAGAACACAGACATATCTAATGCAAGGACATTTAAGGAGCTACCTGTCAATGCACAAAATTATGTTCGGTTTATTGAAGATGAGCTTCAAATACCAGTTAAGTGGATTGGTGTAGGTAAATCCAGAGAGTCCATGATTCAGCTCTTCTGA